ATTCCGGGTAGTGATTCTCAATGCTCTGGGCGATGGTTTGAACCTGAGGCTCTGCAAGGCCTGCCTCTCTCAAAGACTTTATCCAAATGGGCTTCTGCAACTTACTGCTCATTTGCCCTACAAGCTCCGTCGCAGCAGCAACCCCGAGGATAACGCTGGTGCGATCCCGCCCTAGGGAGCCTTTCTTTAAACTCGTCACACGATTCAAAATCGATCTAGCGACGATAAGCGACAGCAACTGCACAGAGTCTGTGGCACTTAATAGCTTCGGTGGCAAGCCGAAAGCAATGGGGTCGAAGGGAGTATCGTCAACGAATCCCCCTCTTGTGGCCCATGTTTTTAATTCCTGGCTGGGTCCGTCATGGTAGTAATCTTCTTTGAGCCAATGACTTTGCGGAATGGGACCCAGCAAATCTTGGCCCTCTAGAATCTGTTGCCAAAATCGATCGCCATTTTCTGAACCTGGATAAATTGCATCAGTGCCTATCACTGCAATATCGCAGGATTGGGGTCGTTCTTTGCTCATCAATCAAATTCCTAAAACTTGGGGTGTAGGGAGAAACGCACGATTCGCTATATCATATCCAAAGCTACGAAGTTGCTGAGATCGAAATACGGCTGCTGCACCTTCCATAAGATTTAGAGCAACCTGATCGACACTCCGATTTTCTATAGCTTCTAGAAAACTACCAGCAACCCAGTCATTGAAAGCTCCCATTGCAGGACCACACCATATTTGATAATCCACTTGGCGGTCGGCCTGGCCTTGGATGGGCCATTGGCTCGACTTACCTAAGTACCAACGAAAGATGAGTGCCATTTTATATTTGGGATCAGTTTCAGCTTTCGCAAGCTGCCTGGGATCAATCTCTTCAAAGTAGCCCTCGGTCTGACGCCAAACATCATCCAGATCCATCCGAAACACGGTTGCTTCAAGTTGCTTTCGGGTTGCACTGGGAATGTCCTCGATACTGTCATAGTCCCGATAAAGCTTGTAGAGCTGCGCGCCACGAGGAGCCATCATCGTTCCTCGCTTTAAGACTTGTACTTTGACTCCCATTTGAAACATGTCTGCTGAAGGCGTCATGGTGATATCGGCGATTTGAGCCTTGCCCAGCATCTGTTTGGCATAATCTGAAATACCAGCTTCCACGGTGCTTTGATGCACAGACCCGATGACTACAAAGGCAGCTCCGAGGCTATAAGCTGCTGCGATTGCATTTGGAGTTCCTAAGCCTCCAGCAGCACCTAACCGAATTCTATCTTGATACTGATGCTGTTCAATAAGATGGTCTCGAACTTTTTGAATCGCAGGAAACAGAGAACCTAGGGGCCGATTATCAGTGTGTCCGCCGGAATCAGATTCGACGATTATATCTTCTGCAACAGGTACCATTCGTCCCAATGCAGCTTCTTCCTCAGTTATCAATCCTTGCCTCTTCAAGTCATCAATGATGGCTTGAGGGGCTGGGGATAAGAATTGTCTGGCCACTTCAGTTCGCGAGACTTTGGCGAACACCCGGTTGCCTCGTTCAACTTGATCTCCGTTCTTGCGCAAGCCTTTAAGAGCGTAGTAGACAATGCTAGGTGTCATCTTCATAAATGCTGAGGCCGAAACCTTCTTCACTCCATGTTTCAGATAGAGTTCCACAACTTGGGTTTCCAACTGCGGATGCTCGGGAGTATGAATCAGGTTCGCACCGAAAGGCAGGCCTTGAGGCTCAAGTGAATCTTTGATTTTTGTGATCTCTTGCTCAACGACAGAAAGGCTTAAGCCCGCTGCCCCAAAAAAACCCATCATCCCGATTTTTGCCAGCTTGATCACTAAGTCAGCAGAAGCGATACCCCGAGCCATCGCACCACCGACATAGGCAAACCTTGTGCCATGCACCTGCTGAAACGAGCGATCCCCAAGCCACTCTGGAAAGGATGGCGGTAAACTTGCCACCTTCTCCAAACGAGAGGACCCATCACCAAGCTTTGGCTCTGACACGGGAAGAATCCCAATCATATTAGTGTTGTGATCCCAAATAACAGAGCAGGCTTCACGATGAAACCCTGGTGATAGAGAAGAGCTGGGCCCTCCAAAGTCGAGTAGAGGTTGATACTGAGAATCGACAAAGCAGGTCATAATTCGTAGCTCCAAGGCAAGTAGGGGTGATGCAGCTTTCCACAGGTTCGTTGTTATATGATGAAAGACATTAACAAGAGCTGAGGCATAAGCGGAAGCCCCCTTAGTGCGAAGTATCCCTTCGAAGGGGTATCTTCAGGGACAAATCGCTTACCTGGAAATGATTTTGGTCATTTGTATTATTTTTGTAATTGTGAGAGGTAAAGTTAGAGTAAAGAAAATATCTGAGTCATAGAGCTTAGTGCGT
The Pseudobacteriovorax antillogorgiicola genome window above contains:
- a CDS encoding PfaD family polyunsaturated fatty acid/polyketide biosynthesis protein, producing the protein MTCFVDSQYQPLLDFGGPSSSLSPGFHREACSVIWDHNTNMIGILPVSEPKLGDGSSRLEKVASLPPSFPEWLGDRSFQQVHGTRFAYVGGAMARGIASADLVIKLAKIGMMGFFGAAGLSLSVVEQEITKIKDSLEPQGLPFGANLIHTPEHPQLETQVVELYLKHGVKKVSASAFMKMTPSIVYYALKGLRKNGDQVERGNRVFAKVSRTEVARQFLSPAPQAIIDDLKRQGLITEEEAALGRMVPVAEDIIVESDSGGHTDNRPLGSLFPAIQKVRDHLIEQHQYQDRIRLGAAGGLGTPNAIAAAYSLGAAFVVIGSVHQSTVEAGISDYAKQMLGKAQIADITMTPSADMFQMGVKVQVLKRGTMMAPRGAQLYKLYRDYDSIEDIPSATRKQLEATVFRMDLDDVWRQTEGYFEEIDPRQLAKAETDPKYKMALIFRWYLGKSSQWPIQGQADRQVDYQIWCGPAMGAFNDWVAGSFLEAIENRSVDQVALNLMEGAAAVFRSQQLRSFGYDIANRAFLPTPQVLGI